One Camelus ferus isolate YT-003-E chromosome 21, BCGSAC_Cfer_1.0, whole genome shotgun sequence genomic region harbors:
- the ARHGEF2 gene encoding rho guanine nucleotide exchange factor 2 isoform X3: MPERGRSTGDAVLWLPQSSASLLPPLSQTREKEKMKEAKDARYTNGHLFTTISVSGMTMCYACNKSITAKEALICPTCNVTIHNRCKDTLANCTKVKQKQQKAALLKNNTALQSVSLRSKTTTRERPSSAIYPSDSFRQSLLGSRRGRSSLSLAKSVSTTNIAGHFNDESPLGLRRILSQSTDSLNMRNRTLSVESLIDEGAEVIYNELMSDFEMDEKDFAADSWSLAVDSSFLQQHKKEVMKQQDVIYELIQTELHHVRTLKIMTRLFRTGMLEELQLEPGVVQGLFPCVDELTDIHTRFLSQLLERRRQALCPGSPRNFVIHRLGDLLISQFSGPSAEQMRKTYSEFCSRHTKALKLYKELYARDKRFQQFIRKVTRSAVLKRHGVQECILLVTQRITKYPVLINRILQHSHGIEEERQDLTMALGLVKELLSNVDQDVHELEKGARLQEIYNRMDPRAQTPVPGKGPFGREELLRRKLIHDGCLLWKTATGRFKDVLMLLMTDVLVFLQEKDQKYIFPALDKPSLVSLQNLIVRDIANQEKGMFLISAAPPEMYEVHTASRDDRSTWIRVIQQSVRVCPSREDFPLIETENEAYLRRMKMELQQKDRALVELLQEKVGLFAEMTHFQVEEDCGSGMPLPTLPRGLFRSESLESPRGERLLQDAIREVEGLKDLLVGPGAELLLTPREPALPVEPDSGGNTSPGVTANGEARTFNGSIELCRADSDSSQKDRNGNQLRSPQEEALQRLVNLYGLLHGLQAAVAQQDTLMEARFPEGPERREKLTRANSRDGEAGRAGAVAPEKQATELALLQRQHALLQEELRRCRRLGEERATEAGSLEARLRESEQARALLEREAEEARRQLAALGHTEPLPAEAPWARRPLDPRRRSLPAGDALYLSFTPPQPSRGHDRLDLPVTIRSIHRPFEDRDRQELGSPEERLQDSSDPDTGSEEEGSSRLSPPHSPRDFTRMQDIPEETESRDGEPVAPES, from the exons ACCCGGGAAAAGGAGAAGATGAAGGAAGCCAAGGATGCCCGCTATACCAATGGGCACCTCTTCACCACCATCTCCGTTTCGGGCATGACCATGTGCTATGCCTGTAACAAGAGCATCACAGCCAAGGAAGCCCTCATCTGCCCAA cctgCAATGTGACTATCCACAACCGCTGTAAAGACACCCTCGCCAACTGTACCAAGGTCAAGCAGAAG CAACAGAAAGCCGCCCTGCTGAAGAACAACACTGCCTTGCAGTCTGTTTCACTTCGCAGTAAGA CCACCACCCGGGAGCGGCCTAGCTCTGCCATCTACCCCTCCGACAGCTTCCGGCAGTCTCTGCTTGGCTCCCGCCGCGGCCGCTCCTCCTTGTCTTTAGCCAAGAGTGTTTCTACCACCAACATTGCTGG aCACTTCAATGATGAGTCTCCACTGGGGCTGCGCCGGATCCTCTCCCAGTCCACAGACTCCCTCAACATGCGGAACCGGACCCTGTCAGTGGAGTCCCTCATCGATGAAG GTGCAGAGGTGATCTACAATGAGCTGATGAGTGACTTTGAGATGGATGAGAAGGACTTTGCAGCTGATTCCTGGAGCCTTGCTGTGGATAGCAGCTTCTTGCAGCAGCATAAAAAGGAGGTGATGAAGCAGCAGGATGTCATCTACG AGCTAATCCAGACAGAGCTGCACCATGTGCGGACGCTGAAGATCATGACCCGCCTCTTCCGCACGGGGATGCTGGAAGAGCTGCAGCTGGAGCCAGGGGTGGTCCAGGGCCTGTTCCCCTGCGTGGACGAGCTCACTGACATCCACACACGCTTCCTCAGCCAGCTGTTAGAACGCCGGCGCCAGGCCCTGTGTCCCGGCAGCCCCCGGAACTTCGTCATCCATCGCTTGGGTGACCTGCTCATCAGccag TTCTCAGGTCCCAGCGCAGAGCAGATGCGTAAGACCTACTCAGAGTTCTGTAGTCGCCACACCAAGGCCTTAAAGCTCTATAAGGAGCTGTACGCCCGAGACAAACGCTTCCAGCAGTTCATCCGG AAAGTGACCCGCTCAGCTGTGCTGAAGCGGCATGGGGTACAGGAGTGCATCCTGCTGGTGACTCAGCGCATCACCAAGTACCCGGTGCTCATCAACCGGATCCTGCAGCATTCCCATG GGATTGAGGAGGAACGCCAGGACCTGACGATGGCACTGGGGCTGGTGAAGGAGTTGCTGTCCAATGTGGATCAGGATGTGCATGAGCTGGAGAAAGGGGCCCGCCTGCAGGAGATCTACAACCGCATGGACCCTCGGGCCCAGACCCCGGTGCCTGGCAAGGGTCCCTTTGGCCGAGAGGAGCTTCTACGGCGCAAGCTCATCCACGATGGGTGTCTGCTCTGGAAGACAGCAACTGGGCGCTTCAAAG ATGTGCTGATGCTGCTGATGACAGATGTGCTGGTGTTTCTCCAGGAGAAGGACCAGAAGTACATCTTTCCTGCCCTG GACAAGCCCTCGTTGGTATCACTGCAGAATCTAATCGTGCGGGACATTGCCAACCAGGAGAAAGGGATGTTTCTGATCAGCGCGGCACCCCCTGAGATGTATGAGGTCCACACGGCATCCCGGGATGACCGGAGCACCTGGATCCGCGTCATTCAGCAGAGCGTgcgcgt ATGCCCATCCAGGGAGGACTTCCCCCTGATTGAGACAGAGAATGAGGCTTACCTGCGGCGTATGAAGA TGGAGCTGCAGCAGAAAGACCGGGCACTGGTGGAGCTGCTGCAGGAGAAGGTTGGGCTGTTTGCCGAGATGACCCATTTCCAAGTGGAAGAGGATTGCGGCAGCGGGAtgcccctgcccaccctgcccagggGCCTTTTCCGCTCTGAGTCCCTCGAGTCCCCTCGTGGCGAGCGGCTGCTACAGGATGCCATCCGTGAGG tgGAGGGCCTGAAAGACCTACTGGTGGGGCCTGGAGCGGAGCTGCTCTTGACACCCCgggagccagccctgcctgtgGAACCAGACAGCGGTGGTAACACGAGTCCTGGGGTCACTGCCA ATGGTGAGGCCAGAACCTTCAATGGCTCAATTGAGCTCTGCAGAGCCGACTCGGACTCCAGCCAGAAG GATCGAAATGGAAATCAGCTGAGATCTCCCCAGGAG GAAGCGTTGCAGCGACTGGTCAATCTCTACGGACTTCTACATGGCCTACAG GCGGCTGTGGCCCAGCAGGACACTTTGATGGAAGCCCGGTTCCCGGAGGGCCCTGAGCGGCGGGAGAAGCTGACCCGAGCCAACTCCCGGGATGGGGAGGCTGGCAGAGCCGGAGCTGTGGCTCCTGAAAAGCAAGCTACGGAACTGGCGTTGCTGCAGCGGCAACACGCGCTGTTGCAGGAGGAGCTGCGGCGCTGCCGGCGGCTTGGCGAAGAGCGGGCAACTGAGGCCGGCAGCCTGGAAGCCCGGCTCCGGGAGAGCGAGCAGGCCCGAGCTCTGCTGGAGCGGGAGGCTGAAGAGGCTCGCAGGCAGCTGGCCGCCTTGGGCCACACAGAACCACTCCCGGCTGAGGCACCCTGGGCCCGCAGGCCTCTAGATCCTCGACGTCGCAGCCTCCCTGCAGGCGATGCCCTGTACTTGAGTTTCACGCCCCCACAG CCCAGCCGAGGCCACGACCGCCTGGATTTGCCTGTGACTATTCGCTCCATCCATCGACCCTTTGAGGATCGAgacaggcaggagctgggaagcCCGGAGGAGCGGCTGCAAGATAGCAGTGACCCCGACACCGGCAGTGAGGAGGAAGGTAGCAGCCGTCTATCTCCGCCCCATAGTCCACGAG ACTTCACCAGAATGCAGGACATCCCGGAAGAGACTGAGAGCCGCGACGGGGAGCCTGTAGCTCCAGAGAGCTAA
- the ARHGEF2 gene encoding rho guanine nucleotide exchange factor 2 isoform X5, which yields MTGKAKTREKEKMKEAKDARYTNGHLFTTISVSGMTMCYACNKSITAKEALICPTCNVTIHNRCKDTLANCTKVKQKQQKAALLKNNTALQSVSLRSKTTTRERPSSAIYPSDSFRQSLLGSRRGRSSLSLAKSVSTTNIAGHFNDESPLGLRRILSQSTDSLNMRNRTLSVESLIDEGAEVIYNELMSDFEMDEKDFAADSWSLAVDSSFLQQHKKEVMKQQDVIYELIQTELHHVRTLKIMTRLFRTGMLEELQLEPGVVQGLFPCVDELTDIHTRFLSQLLERRRQALCPGSPRNFVIHRLGDLLISQFSGPSAEQMRKTYSEFCSRHTKALKLYKELYARDKRFQQFIRKVTRSAVLKRHGVQECILLVTQRITKYPVLINRILQHSHGIEEERQDLTMALGLVKELLSNVDQDVHELEKGARLQEIYNRMDPRAQTPVPGKGPFGREELLRRKLIHDGCLLWKTATGRFKDVLMLLMTDVLVFLQEKDQKYIFPALDKPSLVSLQNLIVRDIANQEKGMFLISAAPPEMYEVHTASRDDRSTWIRVIQQSVRVCPSREDFPLIETENEAYLRRMKMELQQKDRALVELLQEKVGLFAEMTHFQVEEDCGSGMPLPTLPRGLFRSESLESPRGERLLQDAIREVEGLKDLLVGPGAELLLTPREPALPVEPDSGGNTSPGVTANGEARTFNGSIELCRADSDSSQKDRNGNQLRSPQEEALQRLVNLYGLLHGLQAAVAQQDTLMEARFPEGPERREKLTRANSRDGEAGRAGAVAPEKQATELALLQRQHALLQEELRRCRRLGEERATEAGSLEARLRESEQARALLEREAEEARRQLAALGHTEPLPAEAPWARRPLDPRRRSLPAGDALYLSFTPPQPSRGHDRLDLPVTIRSIHRPFEDRDRQELGSPEERLQDSSDPDTGSEEEGSSRLSPPHSPRDFTRMQDIPEETESRDGEPVAPES from the exons ACCCGGGAAAAGGAGAAGATGAAGGAAGCCAAGGATGCCCGCTATACCAATGGGCACCTCTTCACCACCATCTCCGTTTCGGGCATGACCATGTGCTATGCCTGTAACAAGAGCATCACAGCCAAGGAAGCCCTCATCTGCCCAA cctgCAATGTGACTATCCACAACCGCTGTAAAGACACCCTCGCCAACTGTACCAAGGTCAAGCAGAAG CAACAGAAAGCCGCCCTGCTGAAGAACAACACTGCCTTGCAGTCTGTTTCACTTCGCAGTAAGA CCACCACCCGGGAGCGGCCTAGCTCTGCCATCTACCCCTCCGACAGCTTCCGGCAGTCTCTGCTTGGCTCCCGCCGCGGCCGCTCCTCCTTGTCTTTAGCCAAGAGTGTTTCTACCACCAACATTGCTGG aCACTTCAATGATGAGTCTCCACTGGGGCTGCGCCGGATCCTCTCCCAGTCCACAGACTCCCTCAACATGCGGAACCGGACCCTGTCAGTGGAGTCCCTCATCGATGAAG GTGCAGAGGTGATCTACAATGAGCTGATGAGTGACTTTGAGATGGATGAGAAGGACTTTGCAGCTGATTCCTGGAGCCTTGCTGTGGATAGCAGCTTCTTGCAGCAGCATAAAAAGGAGGTGATGAAGCAGCAGGATGTCATCTACG AGCTAATCCAGACAGAGCTGCACCATGTGCGGACGCTGAAGATCATGACCCGCCTCTTCCGCACGGGGATGCTGGAAGAGCTGCAGCTGGAGCCAGGGGTGGTCCAGGGCCTGTTCCCCTGCGTGGACGAGCTCACTGACATCCACACACGCTTCCTCAGCCAGCTGTTAGAACGCCGGCGCCAGGCCCTGTGTCCCGGCAGCCCCCGGAACTTCGTCATCCATCGCTTGGGTGACCTGCTCATCAGccag TTCTCAGGTCCCAGCGCAGAGCAGATGCGTAAGACCTACTCAGAGTTCTGTAGTCGCCACACCAAGGCCTTAAAGCTCTATAAGGAGCTGTACGCCCGAGACAAACGCTTCCAGCAGTTCATCCGG AAAGTGACCCGCTCAGCTGTGCTGAAGCGGCATGGGGTACAGGAGTGCATCCTGCTGGTGACTCAGCGCATCACCAAGTACCCGGTGCTCATCAACCGGATCCTGCAGCATTCCCATG GGATTGAGGAGGAACGCCAGGACCTGACGATGGCACTGGGGCTGGTGAAGGAGTTGCTGTCCAATGTGGATCAGGATGTGCATGAGCTGGAGAAAGGGGCCCGCCTGCAGGAGATCTACAACCGCATGGACCCTCGGGCCCAGACCCCGGTGCCTGGCAAGGGTCCCTTTGGCCGAGAGGAGCTTCTACGGCGCAAGCTCATCCACGATGGGTGTCTGCTCTGGAAGACAGCAACTGGGCGCTTCAAAG ATGTGCTGATGCTGCTGATGACAGATGTGCTGGTGTTTCTCCAGGAGAAGGACCAGAAGTACATCTTTCCTGCCCTG GACAAGCCCTCGTTGGTATCACTGCAGAATCTAATCGTGCGGGACATTGCCAACCAGGAGAAAGGGATGTTTCTGATCAGCGCGGCACCCCCTGAGATGTATGAGGTCCACACGGCATCCCGGGATGACCGGAGCACCTGGATCCGCGTCATTCAGCAGAGCGTgcgcgt ATGCCCATCCAGGGAGGACTTCCCCCTGATTGAGACAGAGAATGAGGCTTACCTGCGGCGTATGAAGA TGGAGCTGCAGCAGAAAGACCGGGCACTGGTGGAGCTGCTGCAGGAGAAGGTTGGGCTGTTTGCCGAGATGACCCATTTCCAAGTGGAAGAGGATTGCGGCAGCGGGAtgcccctgcccaccctgcccagggGCCTTTTCCGCTCTGAGTCCCTCGAGTCCCCTCGTGGCGAGCGGCTGCTACAGGATGCCATCCGTGAGG tgGAGGGCCTGAAAGACCTACTGGTGGGGCCTGGAGCGGAGCTGCTCTTGACACCCCgggagccagccctgcctgtgGAACCAGACAGCGGTGGTAACACGAGTCCTGGGGTCACTGCCA ATGGTGAGGCCAGAACCTTCAATGGCTCAATTGAGCTCTGCAGAGCCGACTCGGACTCCAGCCAGAAG GATCGAAATGGAAATCAGCTGAGATCTCCCCAGGAG GAAGCGTTGCAGCGACTGGTCAATCTCTACGGACTTCTACATGGCCTACAG GCGGCTGTGGCCCAGCAGGACACTTTGATGGAAGCCCGGTTCCCGGAGGGCCCTGAGCGGCGGGAGAAGCTGACCCGAGCCAACTCCCGGGATGGGGAGGCTGGCAGAGCCGGAGCTGTGGCTCCTGAAAAGCAAGCTACGGAACTGGCGTTGCTGCAGCGGCAACACGCGCTGTTGCAGGAGGAGCTGCGGCGCTGCCGGCGGCTTGGCGAAGAGCGGGCAACTGAGGCCGGCAGCCTGGAAGCCCGGCTCCGGGAGAGCGAGCAGGCCCGAGCTCTGCTGGAGCGGGAGGCTGAAGAGGCTCGCAGGCAGCTGGCCGCCTTGGGCCACACAGAACCACTCCCGGCTGAGGCACCCTGGGCCCGCAGGCCTCTAGATCCTCGACGTCGCAGCCTCCCTGCAGGCGATGCCCTGTACTTGAGTTTCACGCCCCCACAG CCCAGCCGAGGCCACGACCGCCTGGATTTGCCTGTGACTATTCGCTCCATCCATCGACCCTTTGAGGATCGAgacaggcaggagctgggaagcCCGGAGGAGCGGCTGCAAGATAGCAGTGACCCCGACACCGGCAGTGAGGAGGAAGGTAGCAGCCGTCTATCTCCGCCCCATAGTCCACGAG ACTTCACCAGAATGCAGGACATCCCGGAAGAGACTGAGAGCCGCGACGGGGAGCCTGTAGCTCCAGAGAGCTAA
- the ARHGEF2 gene encoding rho guanine nucleotide exchange factor 2 isoform X6: MKEAKDARYTNGHLFTTISVSGMTMCYACNKSITAKEALICPTCNVTIHNRCKDTLANCTKVKQKQQKAALLKNNTALQSVSLRSKTTTRERPSSAIYPSDSFRQSLLGSRRGRSSLSLAKSVSTTNIAGHFNDESPLGLRRILSQSTDSLNMRNRTLSVESLIDEGAEVIYNELMSDFEMDEKDFAADSWSLAVDSSFLQQHKKEVMKQQDVIYELIQTELHHVRTLKIMTRLFRTGMLEELQLEPGVVQGLFPCVDELTDIHTRFLSQLLERRRQALCPGSPRNFVIHRLGDLLISQFSGPSAEQMRKTYSEFCSRHTKALKLYKELYARDKRFQQFIRKVTRSAVLKRHGVQECILLVTQRITKYPVLINRILQHSHGIEEERQDLTMALGLVKELLSNVDQDVHELEKGARLQEIYNRMDPRAQTPVPGKGPFGREELLRRKLIHDGCLLWKTATGRFKDVLMLLMTDVLVFLQEKDQKYIFPALDKPSLVSLQNLIVRDIANQEKGMFLISAAPPEMYEVHTASRDDRSTWIRVIQQSVRVCPSREDFPLIETENEAYLRRMKMELQQKDRALVELLQEKVGLFAEMTHFQVEEDCGSGMPLPTLPRGLFRSESLESPRGERLLQDAIREVEGLKDLLVGPGAELLLTPREPALPVEPDSGGNTSPGVTANGEARTFNGSIELCRADSDSSQKDRNGNQLRSPQEEALQRLVNLYGLLHGLQAAVAQQDTLMEARFPEGPERREKLTRANSRDGEAGRAGAVAPEKQATELALLQRQHALLQEELRRCRRLGEERATEAGSLEARLRESEQARALLEREAEEARRQLAALGHTEPLPAEAPWARRPLDPRRRSLPAGDALYLSFTPPQPSRGHDRLDLPVTIRSIHRPFEDRDRQELGSPEERLQDSSDPDTGSEEEGSSRLSPPHSPRDFTRMQDIPEETESRDGEPVAPES, encoded by the exons ATGAAGGAAGCCAAGGATGCCCGCTATACCAATGGGCACCTCTTCACCACCATCTCCGTTTCGGGCATGACCATGTGCTATGCCTGTAACAAGAGCATCACAGCCAAGGAAGCCCTCATCTGCCCAA cctgCAATGTGACTATCCACAACCGCTGTAAAGACACCCTCGCCAACTGTACCAAGGTCAAGCAGAAG CAACAGAAAGCCGCCCTGCTGAAGAACAACACTGCCTTGCAGTCTGTTTCACTTCGCAGTAAGA CCACCACCCGGGAGCGGCCTAGCTCTGCCATCTACCCCTCCGACAGCTTCCGGCAGTCTCTGCTTGGCTCCCGCCGCGGCCGCTCCTCCTTGTCTTTAGCCAAGAGTGTTTCTACCACCAACATTGCTGG aCACTTCAATGATGAGTCTCCACTGGGGCTGCGCCGGATCCTCTCCCAGTCCACAGACTCCCTCAACATGCGGAACCGGACCCTGTCAGTGGAGTCCCTCATCGATGAAG GTGCAGAGGTGATCTACAATGAGCTGATGAGTGACTTTGAGATGGATGAGAAGGACTTTGCAGCTGATTCCTGGAGCCTTGCTGTGGATAGCAGCTTCTTGCAGCAGCATAAAAAGGAGGTGATGAAGCAGCAGGATGTCATCTACG AGCTAATCCAGACAGAGCTGCACCATGTGCGGACGCTGAAGATCATGACCCGCCTCTTCCGCACGGGGATGCTGGAAGAGCTGCAGCTGGAGCCAGGGGTGGTCCAGGGCCTGTTCCCCTGCGTGGACGAGCTCACTGACATCCACACACGCTTCCTCAGCCAGCTGTTAGAACGCCGGCGCCAGGCCCTGTGTCCCGGCAGCCCCCGGAACTTCGTCATCCATCGCTTGGGTGACCTGCTCATCAGccag TTCTCAGGTCCCAGCGCAGAGCAGATGCGTAAGACCTACTCAGAGTTCTGTAGTCGCCACACCAAGGCCTTAAAGCTCTATAAGGAGCTGTACGCCCGAGACAAACGCTTCCAGCAGTTCATCCGG AAAGTGACCCGCTCAGCTGTGCTGAAGCGGCATGGGGTACAGGAGTGCATCCTGCTGGTGACTCAGCGCATCACCAAGTACCCGGTGCTCATCAACCGGATCCTGCAGCATTCCCATG GGATTGAGGAGGAACGCCAGGACCTGACGATGGCACTGGGGCTGGTGAAGGAGTTGCTGTCCAATGTGGATCAGGATGTGCATGAGCTGGAGAAAGGGGCCCGCCTGCAGGAGATCTACAACCGCATGGACCCTCGGGCCCAGACCCCGGTGCCTGGCAAGGGTCCCTTTGGCCGAGAGGAGCTTCTACGGCGCAAGCTCATCCACGATGGGTGTCTGCTCTGGAAGACAGCAACTGGGCGCTTCAAAG ATGTGCTGATGCTGCTGATGACAGATGTGCTGGTGTTTCTCCAGGAGAAGGACCAGAAGTACATCTTTCCTGCCCTG GACAAGCCCTCGTTGGTATCACTGCAGAATCTAATCGTGCGGGACATTGCCAACCAGGAGAAAGGGATGTTTCTGATCAGCGCGGCACCCCCTGAGATGTATGAGGTCCACACGGCATCCCGGGATGACCGGAGCACCTGGATCCGCGTCATTCAGCAGAGCGTgcgcgt ATGCCCATCCAGGGAGGACTTCCCCCTGATTGAGACAGAGAATGAGGCTTACCTGCGGCGTATGAAGA TGGAGCTGCAGCAGAAAGACCGGGCACTGGTGGAGCTGCTGCAGGAGAAGGTTGGGCTGTTTGCCGAGATGACCCATTTCCAAGTGGAAGAGGATTGCGGCAGCGGGAtgcccctgcccaccctgcccagggGCCTTTTCCGCTCTGAGTCCCTCGAGTCCCCTCGTGGCGAGCGGCTGCTACAGGATGCCATCCGTGAGG tgGAGGGCCTGAAAGACCTACTGGTGGGGCCTGGAGCGGAGCTGCTCTTGACACCCCgggagccagccctgcctgtgGAACCAGACAGCGGTGGTAACACGAGTCCTGGGGTCACTGCCA ATGGTGAGGCCAGAACCTTCAATGGCTCAATTGAGCTCTGCAGAGCCGACTCGGACTCCAGCCAGAAG GATCGAAATGGAAATCAGCTGAGATCTCCCCAGGAG GAAGCGTTGCAGCGACTGGTCAATCTCTACGGACTTCTACATGGCCTACAG GCGGCTGTGGCCCAGCAGGACACTTTGATGGAAGCCCGGTTCCCGGAGGGCCCTGAGCGGCGGGAGAAGCTGACCCGAGCCAACTCCCGGGATGGGGAGGCTGGCAGAGCCGGAGCTGTGGCTCCTGAAAAGCAAGCTACGGAACTGGCGTTGCTGCAGCGGCAACACGCGCTGTTGCAGGAGGAGCTGCGGCGCTGCCGGCGGCTTGGCGAAGAGCGGGCAACTGAGGCCGGCAGCCTGGAAGCCCGGCTCCGGGAGAGCGAGCAGGCCCGAGCTCTGCTGGAGCGGGAGGCTGAAGAGGCTCGCAGGCAGCTGGCCGCCTTGGGCCACACAGAACCACTCCCGGCTGAGGCACCCTGGGCCCGCAGGCCTCTAGATCCTCGACGTCGCAGCCTCCCTGCAGGCGATGCCCTGTACTTGAGTTTCACGCCCCCACAG CCCAGCCGAGGCCACGACCGCCTGGATTTGCCTGTGACTATTCGCTCCATCCATCGACCCTTTGAGGATCGAgacaggcaggagctgggaagcCCGGAGGAGCGGCTGCAAGATAGCAGTGACCCCGACACCGGCAGTGAGGAGGAAGGTAGCAGCCGTCTATCTCCGCCCCATAGTCCACGAG ACTTCACCAGAATGCAGGACATCCCGGAAGAGACTGAGAGCCGCGACGGGGAGCCTGTAGCTCCAGAGAGCTAA